AAAATACCGTGAACCGAACCGTGCCATTTATACCGCGATATACCGTACCACGTATTACCGTTGCAGCACtaaaatatagaggaccatgtgtagatgtgcaagcagcatgccactttctttttctcaaaattatggttgctttggcaactggtcactatattacttgGTTATCTTAGTTGGCCTCTAATTATCggttccaattcaccattgactctgcagattgcgggggtattagtcagccatcctggtgacagttctagttcatTTTGgaaccagtcagaaaacaactttgccgataggcagccatcttggatttcgacaattgaagtttgttatcgctatttctcagaaagtactaaagggatctttctgaagtttcatatgtaggttgtccttggtccctagttacaatttatacatatttcattttggaaccagtcagaaaacaacatggctgataggcagccatcatggattttgacaattgaagtttgttatcgctatttctcaggagggatctttctgaagtttcatatgcaggttgtccttggtccctagttatgaTATTTCATGTTGgggccaatcggaaaacaacatgaccgacaagcaaccatcttagattttgacaattaaagtttgttatcgctatttctcagagtACAAGAGGGATcctcctgaaatttcatatgtaagttcctcTTAGTCactcgtattgcattttggaaccaatctgaaaacaacatggctgacagacagccattatcgctaaatctcaaatttcatatataggttccctttgtactgacggtaggccggtggtttttcctCCGgttactctggctttcctccaccaccaaaacctgACATGTCCTTAAATcacccttgctgttaataggacgttaaacaaactaaaccaaaccaatttgtttgaaaagtactggagggatgtttccCAATTTACACCGATTAGAAAGAGGAAgagaaaatagagagaagattaATTTGACATGGaatctataaagatcattcaatggttgACGCCAAggtccctctgggatctcttgtttctctGCGTTTCGGTAATTCTAAGGGCGTTTCGGCAAATACCTCAAATCCCCCCAAACACTGCTGCCAGCTCCCGGTACTCTTCCTCATAACTCCGTCCCCATTGTTTTCGCAATTCCATGGCATTGACATagaaaacatatattaatattatgGAGGCATCGGCCAAGTCATATATACGTGATCTTGggttgccattaatacatgtgtacaagtagaattttaggttgtttgggagtatgtgtaGTCCGGGAGATTTCCATTAAACTTCGTAACATGTTGAAATGCCTTAACAGTTCGGCGATGTTCGATTGTCACTTTTGTAATCGGTGGATTTTTGGCCCGTTTATTGATAAGATATACCATCTACCCTTTCCATGCAATGACTGAATCAGAATATGACGGGTTTCCTTAAACTTAGTAGAGTCCGACCAAATTCTTCATTCTTGAAGATTTAAATAATCTGATAGCGTTGAGAGTCGGAATAGTCTTTTCACTAAATCTTCTCAATACAACGACCAGGGTAAAATGCTTCATTCATTTTTACCTTGACATTGCTTCTCAAAATCAAAAGGCCCTAAATTAGTTACATATGACTTGTGCGTTCATGTAATAGAAGTGAACAACATGCGTTGGAATAAGTTAACATCAACCATATTCAATGAAATAACTGTGTTAACACTTTCAAACGGTTTTTGGCTAACTAAAATGATTACAATGGACATTTGAGTTTGGTCAGGTACAAACGTGTTATCTGTCAAATTACGGTAATGAACCAATTAAAGAACTGAATATCGACTTGCACAAAAATAAGGGAAATCCTGTTTGTGATGCaattccaacagaaaaaaaaccatgtaaaatattgtcaacTGATAAAATTGCACAAGAGTTTTATTAGCGctacagtacttccagtactttgattataaTGACATGGTGAATATATTCAATTGTCAAGAAAATTTACAATAGTTAAAGAAAACATTGAACACTTAAGCTTAATATCTTACCTATCAATCCATGGCGATATATCTTCTCCACAGTGAATTTTTGACATTATCACATGTTCAAAGCAAGCTATTTCAATACTATACAGCTCAGTAGGGTAAATAAAATGTCCATGAAGTACGAAAGTTTCGCGGATTTTCATGATCAAATGACTCCGTTGAAATGCTacttttttttgtcaaatttgcCTACACTGGCAGTCTGGTGTTCCCAAATTAAGaaatttctcattttttttgtatgaaaatGGAAATATTGATTACTGAATTGATTTCTTTGTGAAAAAAATAGTCAAGTGCAATCTGAATCTGCACTTAAATTAAAGAACatactgttatattataacCATCCATAAAAACTAGTGATCACCACTCAAATTGACCACTTTTTCGTATAACAGCGCTATATTATAGGCCTACCGTACGTTTTTATATTCCTTAAGTAGTAAACTTCGACTACTAgattagagttatctccccttcgaAAATCATGGCGAATTATTTCAGTGTGGAATACTCATCTTCTTTGACCCTGCACACGGTTGGGCTTCATTCTAAAGTTTTGAAAGATATGTTTTCTAAAAGAAAGTGCCCTAGGTTTCATAATATCACTGTCAAGGGGGTGTCACAAAGGGTAAGTAAGgaaatattaatgattttatcGGTACCTCGTCTCTCCGCTCCAGTTTCTGTTGCCAAACTATTTTCTATTCTGGTTTACCACATGGTTAGATATTGCTTTGCATTCCTATTAAGTCAAAACACACAACTGATTCCGATTAACAcgtgtctttatatatatatatatattttagacCTCTTTTGCTATCACATGACTACCAAAATAGCAATAATGACGCCATATTTAGGCTGTTGGAGGCTATGAATAAAGGCGTTTTTGCTGAAGAAAACATCGATAAACGTTATAATCATATGAAAGACAAGTAGAACATACTTcattgtgattactgtgtagTGGAAATAGAAAGAACAGACAATTATAGCTGGTAAACATGGAATTCAATATTGACCTCTTGAAAGGGACTAAATGGCTAGATTTtcaattaaatgatatttaaaaaagggtatacgatttaaaatgatgtaaaaaagTTATGCActttatgataattatacatttcaaaagtgtccataaaaatttgtttaaaaataataaaaaaaaataaaatagatatgaaCAACCTAGTAACTttataggggaaattgaggtaattgtTGTGTTCTGTGTAAAGAACGATTGATTCGCCAGCTTCGTAGACACATGTTTATTCTTCAGCCATTACTGTAGACGAACGCTGAGTACCCGGATGTACACATTTACGATAGGCTAAACTAGTAgataatataatgtacaatcAGGTAAGACTAATCGATAATACGACAGTAAttacttcaaatcgctactagtcatcaagttatgaatggatttgaacccaatttggtcagaaacatcattgggggaaggggaacagattatccataaatggtgacactgaccccCAAGGAgcaaaagggtggggcccaatagggaaatagatgtaattcctttaaatcgcttcttgtcataaaggtatgaatagatttgaactTAATTAAGTCAGAAATATTCTTGATCGAAGATGttaagtcagaaacattcttgatCGAAGATGAACAAAtattgcataaatagtgactgaTCATCGAGGGGCCAAATGtgcggggcctaataggggaaatagaggtaattcatttaaatcgctactagtcataaagttatgaatggatttgaacccaatttggtcagaaacaacCTTGGGGAAAGCGAAACAGATTTTGCTTTAATAAtgactctgatccccaaggggccaaGGCCAAATAAGGAGTAGATGGGATAAGCCCATGATTTCGCCCCTAATGATTGGGAAAACTGAAACTACAAAAGTGTGTTTTTTATAtgctttaaacattttaatatatcaatatcttttCATTTTAACCATTTTTGATTAAAAAATCGTATTTCTAAatgcatgtttttttctttgaataCGACAATAATCCGAGAAATCActgtttttaatctttttttttcgaCATTTGAAGTCCAAGAAAACTATCAGCGCGGTCGAGAACATGAACAATTTTCATACAGCTGACgtgttttacaaatatcaaaaacatattaaaaaattGGACATGTTCTCCCTTACGCACATGCCTAACAATAGCAAAAACGATCAACAATATTGCGGTCTATTTGAGAAGATCGGCATCGTTCAAGTCGGAAACGAATGCCGTTTCTGCGCGGGGCCTTCCGGAAGGGGTACCAGTACAGTAAACATCGATAATGTAAGCAAGTTTGTTCTCCACAGTGGAATATAAGCCTAGAAGATCCAAGAACGATGCTTCACACTTGTGGTTTGTATTCTGACTTAAAAAGTAATGTTTTGCTTGATTGTGTTTTCCTGCTGtagttattagctcacctggtccgaaggaccaaggtgagcttatgccatactgtcgcgtccgtccgtccggccgtccgtccgtccgtccgtccgtcaacaattgacttatttaacttcttcttaataaccgCTGATTGGAGtgtgaacaaatttggtcagaagcatccctatgggtaggggactcaaaattgtacaaatgatggggctgaccccctgggggcctctggggcggggccagaAGGCGTCAttttggcgctattgatataaacgacttcttctctgaaaccaagcaatggctatcactcatatttgcctggtagcttcactatggggtggggattgaAAATTGTACAggtgatggggctgaccccccaggggcctgaggggtggggccgaatgtggtcaatttggctatattgatataaacgacttcttctctgaaaccgagcaatgcctgtcgctcatatttgcctggtagcatcactattgggtggggattcaaaattgtacaaatgatgggactgaccccccaggggcctgaggggcggggccaaatgtggtcaatcgggctatattcatataattgacttcttctctggaaccaagcaatggctatctctcatatttgcctggtagcatcactatggggtggggattcaaaattgtacagatgatggggctgactccccaggggcctgaggggtggggccaaatgtggtcaattgggctatattgatataaacgacttcttctctgaaaaccaagcaatggctgtcgcttatatttgcctggtagcatcattatggggtggggattcaaaattgtacaaatgatggggcttgaccccccaggggcctgaggggcggggccaaaatgtggtcaatttgctttaaataattgacttcttctctgaaaccaagcaatggtaTTCTcaattttactggtagcatcatgGGGTGGAattcaaattgtacaaatgattggggtgcccccccccaggggctgagggggggccaaaaggggtcattttggcaaaatgataaaaacaactctctctgaaacttagcaatggatattgctcatattgcCTGTAGCATCCGTATGggtgggattcaaaattgtacaaaggaaggagctgacccccagggggcagagggcagggtaAAAAGGGGTAAATTGGgctaaacaagatcttctctgaaactaagcaatggatatcactcacatttgtgtggtagcatccctatggggttgcaccaaatgtcaattttatttcatggattaatgcactttgtggcatttttagtattaaaataaaaccaatgtacatgtacccatataaatgcctatgatatatattgacatagcaataccagcgacaaatatactgaagcatcatttttgtttcatatctcatgaaaccaggtgagcgatacaggccctctgggccttttgtttaACGTTACCAAACCGTCGAAATCAGAATCGAAGTGACAATGTAAAACACTCGATCGAACTGTCGGCAACAAAGCTTGACGTCCTCAACAAATAACACAGCACATAAGTATTAAAAATCGTCGATATTGTTTTGCTTTATTGGATTTTGTTCATACGTTGTATATGAATTGATGGAGACCTTGTCACACAGGCGGGTATTTGCCAGCTCCAAATAGAacaatacacaaacaaaaatgGGGAACGAAGAAAGGTGTGTGCATAAATGAAACTGGCAACATTTTAATCACTTGTATGTCTCGATCACGACCCAAGGCCTATAGATCATTAAAACTTGATATGAATCTATAAACTGTACTCATAATCCAATAGTATTAATAACATCACCGAAagtcatttaaattaaaatgccTGCACTGCACGTTAGAACTAACTAAGCTGTCGTCTGCAAGTTTACCAATCACTATAGGTCCGCTAAACAGTTGATCGCGATAAATCAACTGGTCTAACCTTAAAAAATGCATGACTTTTCGAGAATGCATTtagatttaattttaaaaagggcattacaatgaaaatgaaataaaataaaaccactACCACTTATACtttcaataaaacaattgtAAGAAGTTGCCCTAGTCAATTCACCCGCTAGGTGCCCCTAGACATTGTTTTAAAACTCGATCAATATACGCCTCTGAACAAGGATTGttaagatttttgaaaaataaaacttcatttgCCCAAATCATATTTTTCGATATTAGCGAGATtgatacatatttacaaaaacacTACCCTTAAATCACTATTTAGATCTACTAGCATTAATAAGCCATCCCTCTGAAACATTTATCCACGTGCTCTGCCGTAGGAACAATGCTGTTTAACATCTAAAAGATTCAGATCGCAAATAAAATTCacacaaaacacaaatacacatacagtgaTAAAATGACtatgaaattatttaataaGTTATTTTGGCTGACCTGCAGTTTGTCAACCATCGTCTTCTTTAGGCCTAAATGATTACGTAACATTATGCAGGGTGACTGTTTTAGAGTAAATATTATCAATGTCATAATTGTTTACATCACCAAATAGTGAAAGTCGAAGTGGTGTAGTGGTAAGTTCATTCCTTGTAATGTTAAGGTAGGCGGAATGAATCTCCCATGCAAggtaataatttttttaaataacatattTACCTTCTATCTTTAgctttatcattttatatatcagCTATGTAAGTAGTGATATGCTATTgctaaattaatttattttagtAATTACTAGTTTTGTAATCTCATAGATAATTAAAATCCTGCTACACTTTTACAGGGTGATATTGAGTTATCCGGCATATGATTGATAtgtatcagtgatatatatatatataatgatgttatactTATGTGGCAACAAATTGATGCATTTGATTTGTAATTCCAGTAATGAtaagtttttgtttataaaaatgtCAGAGTTATTGTATGCAAATATAAAtggtatgatgatatataaataaacatgatTGTAATAGTTGCAAGGTACTcaccgtaggccagtggtttttctccgggtactctggctttcctccatctccaaacctggcatgtacttaaatgaccctggctgttaatagaacgttaaacaaacaaacaaaccaaaggtTGACAAacaaaacgaattgaacatgaacatcattttgaaattttgtcaaatccaaccaggtgagcgacacaggccccatgggcctcttgttggaGGACGTGTttcaaatagcatttctattgtctaccttttatatatagtgtaagATAGCTAAAGGTATACTAATTTATGCTAGGAAATGACATGTGAGAGAACTTTCAAAGTCTCCtgttaaaaagtgaaaaataaaataaaggtttttgtttggtttaaggTGCGAGATAAAACCTGTCCCCCTCATAACAGGACACAGAGAAAAACCACACAAGTGTGATGTCTGTGGAAAGGCCTTTCAATCAGACATGTCGACTCGTTCAGGAGTGAAGCCCTATCAATGTGATATCTGTGGCAAGGGGTTCCAACACACAGGTAGCTTAAAAATACACATCGGAACACATACAGGAGAGAAGCCTTACAAATGTGTTATCTGCCATAAGGTCTTTATTTCATTAGGTAACCTTCTGTCACACATCAAAACACATACTGGAGAGAAGCCTTACAAATGTGATATCTGTCATAAGAGGTTCCGTCAGACATGTAACTTAAAAATGCATGTCAGGACACATACTGGAGATAAGCCTTACAAATGTGACGTCTGTGGTAAGGGGTTTAGTGTGAAACAAAACCTACAGACACACCTCAGGACACATACTGGAGAGAAGCCATACAAATGTGATATCTGTCCTAAAGCGTTCAGTTATGCAGTTAGTCTACGGACACACCTCAGGACACATACTGGAGAGAAGCCATACAAATGCGACATCTGTTGTAAGTCGTTCAGTCATTCAGGAAGCCTGCAGACACACCTCAGGACACATACAGGAGAGAAGCCATACAAATGTGTTATCTGCCATAAGGTCTTTATTTCATTAGGTAACCTTCTGTCACACATCAAAACACATACTGGAGAGAAGCCTTACAAATGTGATATCTGTCATAAGAGGTTCCGTCAGACATGTAACTTAAAAATGCATGTCAGGACACATACTGGAGAGAAGCCTTACAAATGTGACGTCTGTGGTAAGGGGTTTAGTGTGAAACAAAACCTACAGACACACCTCAGGACACATACTGGAGAGAAGCCATACAAATGTGATATCTGTCCTAAAGCGTTCAGTTATGCAGTTAGTCTACGGACACACCTCAGGACACATACTGGAGAGAAGCCATACAAATGCGACATATGTTGTAAGTCGTTCAGTCATTCAGGAAGCCTGCAGACACACCTCATGACACATACTGGAGAGAAGCCATACAAATGTGACATCTGTTGTAAGGCGTTCAGTCAGTTAAATAACCTACGGAGACACCTCAGGACACATACTGGAGAGAAGCCATACAAATGTGACATCTGTTGTAAGGCGTTCAGTCATTCAAGAAGCCTGCAGACACACCTCAAGAAACATACTGGAGAGAAGCCATTCAAATGTGAGGTCAATAGCAAGGCATTTATTCTAGCAAGTAACCTAAAGACCAACCTCAGGAGACATACAGGAGATAATTAAACCATACATATGTCTGGGTTTGACAAACTCTGTGCCTATTGAGATGGCTAAATAACAAATTTTCGTAATCTGTCTTCTTGAACGAGACGTAATTTGGTATAAAGTGATGTCATCTGCCTTAGGCCTAAAGGTAGGACAGCCCACCATCATTAGATGGTGGACTTTCAAATCGCCCTGTTTCTATGGTCCTTCAACTGTCCGTCCATCACTCTGTCTGATCGTACTCACTCATCCTTGTGGGGTGCATTCACAGATTCATTGTGTCAAAATATCTTCGTTGCCTATAATAGGAGACGATTTTTAAGGTATATAATAATgtggctgaccccccagggcctgaggggcgggtccaaatgtggtcaattgcAATTggggtatattgat
Above is a window of Pecten maximus chromosome 7, xPecMax1.1, whole genome shotgun sequence DNA encoding:
- the LOC117330936 gene encoding zinc finger protein 235-like, encoding MHVRTHTGDKPYKCDVCGKGFSVKQNLQTHLRTHTGEKPYKCDICPKAFSYAVSLRTHLRTHTGEKPYKCDICCKSFSHSGSLQTHLRTHTGEKPYKCVICHKVFISLGNLLSHIKTHTGEKPYKCDICHKRFRQTCNLKMHVRTHTGEKPYKCDVCGKGFSVKQNLQTHLRTHTGEKPYKCDICPKAFSYAVSLRTHLRTHTGEKPYKCDICCKSFSHSGSLQTHLMTHTGEKPYKCDICCKAFSQLNNLRRHLRTHTGEKPYKCDICCKAFSHSRSLQTHLKKHTGEKPFKCEVNSKAFILASNLKTNLRRHTGDN